A single genomic interval of Rhodothermia bacterium harbors:
- a CDS encoding serpin family protein → MKKRTLLLSLLILALFSGCDTTQNVGRELKLTEAQKRVAQKSNSFGFDLLRQTLANEQQGTNVVLSPLSVSMAFGLAMNGAKGITRTEMENTLGLGGSSADEINQTYRELLDQLPKLDDKVQLDLANAIWYDKQFGTTVKPDFLTTNQSYFNAKVTSLDFKNPTSVSTINNWVNTVTNGKIAKILDSISDSEVMFLMNALYFKGVWTNEFDEKATTNYPFTLASGSSKDVAMMKQSGQMSYAENDFVQVVDLPYGNGTYAMTVLLPKDGITLNNIVTNLPTKWDGWQSSMRKQKIDLKLPRWKTSYDVTLNGILQAMGIKTAFVGGMADFTGIADARLSISKVKHKTFIEVNEKGTEAAAVTSIGIEVTSMPTTPQMVVNRPFLFVIREKATGTILFLGRIDDPTV, encoded by the coding sequence ATGAAAAAACGTACTCTTTTACTCAGCCTTCTTATCCTCGCCCTCTTTTCTGGTTGTGATACGACACAAAATGTGGGTAGAGAACTCAAGCTAACAGAGGCACAAAAACGGGTGGCGCAAAAATCCAACTCCTTTGGGTTTGATCTACTACGCCAAACCTTGGCCAATGAACAACAAGGAACCAATGTGGTTCTTAGTCCACTTTCTGTCTCAATGGCTTTTGGACTTGCCATGAATGGTGCTAAGGGAATTACCAGAACCGAGATGGAAAACACCTTGGGTCTTGGTGGCTCCTCTGCCGATGAAATTAACCAAACTTACCGCGAATTGTTAGACCAATTGCCCAAATTAGATGATAAGGTACAATTAGACTTGGCCAATGCTATTTGGTATGACAAGCAGTTTGGAACCACCGTAAAACCGGATTTCCTGACAACAAATCAATCGTATTTTAATGCAAAGGTGACCTCTTTGGACTTCAAAAACCCCACTTCAGTAAGCACCATCAACAACTGGGTGAATACGGTTACAAATGGAAAAATCGCAAAAATCTTGGACAGCATTTCCGATAGCGAGGTGATGTTTCTGATGAATGCTTTGTACTTCAAGGGTGTCTGGACCAACGAATTTGACGAAAAAGCGACCACCAACTACCCGTTCACACTCGCTTCAGGAAGTTCAAAAGACGTGGCCATGATGAAGCAATCAGGGCAAATGTCTTATGCTGAAAATGATTTTGTTCAGGTTGTAGATTTGCCATACGGGAATGGAACCTATGCCATGACGGTTTTGCTCCCCAAAGATGGCATCACCCTGAATAATATTGTGACCAACTTGCCGACCAAATGGGATGGCTGGCAATCTTCGATGCGTAAACAGAAAATTGACCTCAAACTCCCACGCTGGAAAACGTCTTACGATGTAACATTGAACGGGATTTTGCAAGCGATGGGCATTAAAACAGCGTTTGTAGGCGGGATGGCAGACTTCACTGGGATCGCTGATGCCCGCCTGAGCATTAGCAAAGTAAAACACAAAACCTTTATTGAGGTGAATGAAAAAGGAACAGAGGCCGCTGCCGTGACCAGTATCGGCATTGAAGTGACCTCTATGCCAACCACGCCGCAAATGGTTGTGAATCGGCCATTTCTTTTTGTCATTCGTGAAAAAGCAACCGGAACCATTTTGTTCTTAGGTCGGATTGATGACCCAACGGTATAA
- a CDS encoding zinc carboxypeptidase, whose translation MHKKISIWILWVLFVGSTQAQNTIKTPEEYLGYALGTAFSRHDQVLSYFRYVSAQTPQARLVPYGYSNERRPLYYTIVTSPENMARIEEIRTNNLKTAGLMQGNSTGFEKPIVWLSYNVHGNEPASSEAAMGTLHALLDGENPNVKEWLDKTVVIIDPCLNPDGRDRYVNWYNTAAGNKINPIRESREHVEPWPGGRSNHYMFDLNRDWTWLTQKETQQRIKVYGEWMPHVHADYHEQGIDEPYYFPPAAEPYHKVITAWQREFQMQIGRNNAKYFDEKGWMYFSRERFDLFYPAYGDTYPVYNGSIGMTYEQGGIGGGLGVITAEGDTLTFVQRVQTHITTSLSNVEVSAREANRLMAEYRKFFQQTPTYPYKTYVLRGPIGSLSALQKHLDGLGIRYGTSPITKVYRGFNFRKNTEEPVSVKSGDLLVSVFQPKSVLTHVLFEPKSSLPDSVTYDITAWSLPYAYNLEAYALADRIEPVEQGSKTEKKENPFEPAVAYITSWNNLQDAKFLSEVLQKGYRVRFSIRPITHKGITFPPGSLILARHLNDRISKPFGKDLTDLAHDFGKSLTPLTTAMADSGPDLGSSDVYTMKTPKVAMLTGASTFSLSAGEVWHFFDNDLNYPVTQINAEDLGRISLAKYDVLVLPSGAYGNVLNESNLNKVKEWIRNGGKLIAVENAMSFLAGKEGFKLKVKGDEAGKKPTSEEDMSRRLRSYIKAERESMGDAIPGAIFRIQLDPTHPLAFGYEDTYFELKQDNTLYEYLADGDNVGVVPKNGWVTGFVGHRLKPKLQEILAYGVVEMGRGHVVYMAENPLFRGFWYGGKLLFANAVFMVGQQ comes from the coding sequence ATGCACAAAAAAATTTCTATTTGGATTTTATGGGTTTTGTTTGTTGGATCCACCCAAGCTCAAAACACGATTAAAACCCCAGAGGAATATCTTGGTTATGCCCTTGGAACCGCCTTCAGCCGCCATGATCAGGTTTTGAGTTATTTTCGATATGTATCAGCGCAAACGCCGCAAGCCCGTTTGGTTCCTTATGGGTACTCGAATGAGCGGCGACCACTGTACTACACCATTGTCACCTCGCCAGAAAACATGGCACGGATCGAGGAAATCCGAACCAATAACCTCAAGACGGCTGGCTTGATGCAAGGGAATAGTACCGGATTCGAAAAGCCAATCGTTTGGTTAAGCTATAATGTACACGGTAATGAACCGGCATCCTCCGAAGCCGCTATGGGAACGCTACATGCCCTTTTAGACGGTGAAAATCCTAACGTAAAGGAATGGCTGGATAAAACGGTGGTCATTATTGATCCGTGTTTAAACCCTGATGGACGTGACCGCTACGTGAATTGGTACAATACCGCCGCTGGGAATAAGATTAACCCCATCCGCGAATCACGGGAGCATGTCGAGCCTTGGCCGGGAGGACGCTCCAACCATTATATGTTTGACCTCAACCGCGATTGGACATGGCTCACCCAAAAAGAAACCCAGCAGCGTATCAAGGTCTATGGCGAGTGGATGCCACATGTCCATGCCGATTATCACGAGCAGGGCATTGATGAGCCTTATTATTTTCCGCCCGCCGCAGAGCCTTATCATAAGGTGATTACCGCTTGGCAACGCGAATTTCAGATGCAGATTGGCCGCAATAACGCAAAATATTTTGATGAAAAGGGATGGATGTATTTCTCCCGCGAACGGTTCGATTTGTTCTATCCTGCCTATGGCGATACCTATCCGGTCTATAATGGGTCTATCGGGATGACATATGAACAAGGAGGTATCGGTGGCGGCTTAGGCGTAATCACAGCAGAAGGTGATACTTTGACCTTTGTTCAGCGCGTACAGACGCACATCACAACCAGTTTGTCTAACGTTGAGGTCTCGGCACGGGAGGCGAATAGGTTAATGGCTGAGTATCGCAAATTTTTCCAACAAACACCAACTTATCCCTACAAAACTTATGTGCTCCGTGGCCCGATCGGGAGTTTGTCAGCACTACAAAAGCATTTGGATGGCTTAGGTATTCGTTATGGAACGTCTCCGATTACCAAGGTTTATAGAGGCTTTAATTTTCGCAAAAACACCGAAGAGCCAGTAAGTGTAAAATCTGGCGATTTATTGGTCAGTGTCTTTCAGCCAAAGTCCGTCTTGACTCATGTGCTGTTCGAGCCAAAATCTTCCTTGCCGGATTCTGTTACCTACGACATTACGGCATGGTCGCTTCCCTATGCTTACAATTTGGAAGCCTACGCTTTGGCGGATCGGATAGAACCCGTTGAACAAGGGAGCAAAACCGAGAAGAAGGAAAATCCATTTGAGCCAGCAGTAGCCTATATCACCTCGTGGAATAACCTACAAGATGCAAAGTTTCTTTCCGAAGTCCTTCAAAAAGGGTATCGCGTGCGGTTCAGTATTCGACCCATAACACATAAAGGCATCACGTTTCCTCCCGGTTCCCTCATTCTTGCGCGGCACTTAAATGACCGTATTTCAAAGCCTTTTGGCAAAGACCTGACAGATTTAGCGCACGACTTCGGAAAATCCCTTACGCCGCTTACGACAGCAATGGCGGATTCTGGTCCCGATTTAGGCTCCAGTGATGTCTATACCATGAAAACGCCGAAGGTCGCTATGCTAACTGGAGCGTCAACCTTCTCGCTCTCCGCTGGAGAGGTTTGGCACTTTTTCGATAACGATCTTAATTACCCCGTCACACAAATTAATGCCGAGGACTTAGGACGGATCAGCCTTGCTAAGTACGACGTTCTGGTATTGCCCAGTGGTGCTTATGGAAATGTGTTGAACGAGTCAAACTTAAATAAAGTTAAGGAATGGATTCGGAATGGCGGAAAGCTCATCGCCGTCGAAAATGCCATGTCCTTCTTGGCCGGAAAAGAGGGCTTTAAACTGAAGGTCAAGGGTGATGAGGCGGGAAAAAAACCTACGAGCGAAGAAGATATGAGCCGACGGCTTCGGAGCTACATCAAGGCAGAACGCGAAAGTATGGGAGATGCCATCCCAGGTGCAATTTTCCGAATCCAATTAGACCCAACTCACCCATTGGCTTTTGGCTATGAGGACACCTACTTTGAGTTGAAGCAGGACAATACCTTGTATGAATATCTGGCCGATGGGGATAATGTGGGTGTTGTTCCCAAAAATGGTTGGGTAACGGGTTTTGTAGGTCATCGCCTCAAGCCAAAACTTCAGGAAATATTGGCCTATGGCGTGGTTGAAATGGGGCGTGGTCATGTGGTTTATATGGCCGAGAACCCATTGTTTAGGGGATTCTGGTATGGCGGAAAATTGTTGTTTGCCAATGCGGTTTTTATGGTTGGTCAACAATAA
- a CDS encoding phage holin family protein has product MKKNRENRNPLSDLGDHLESLLEDVRGWVDARLSLFALETEDFVNKLIRIMILVFVIAVFLFFMLVTLALGVGMWLGHAFWGFLIVTLFLLLAGALFGVIRPRFMKIAPEDAFWNKIPGVTFLLPPKTPQRASLPESSEFPKTLPKPPTDKNQHNGTQKT; this is encoded by the coding sequence ATGAAGAAAAACCGAGAGAACAGAAATCCATTAAGCGACTTAGGGGATCATTTGGAATCTCTATTAGAGGATGTGCGTGGCTGGGTAGATGCGCGTTTGTCCTTGTTTGCTTTGGAAACGGAAGACTTCGTAAACAAATTGATCAGAATAATGATTTTGGTATTTGTGATTGCGGTCTTTTTGTTCTTTATGCTCGTTACCTTAGCACTTGGAGTGGGGATGTGGCTTGGACATGCCTTCTGGGGATTCCTCATAGTTACGCTCTTCCTGCTGCTGGCTGGCGCTTTGTTTGGCGTGATTCGTCCCCGATTCATGAAAATAGCCCCTGAAGATGCGTTTTGGAACAAGATTCCCGGGGTTACGTTTTTATTGCCCCCAAAAACACCACAAAGAGCCTCATTGCCTGAATCCTCGGAATTTCCCAAGACCTTGCCCAAACCTCCAACGGATAAAAATCAACATAATGGAACACAGAAGACGTGA
- a CDS encoding adenylate kinase, producing MRLVLFGPPGAGKGTQAKYLATHYGLAHLSTGDMFRAAIKEGTPVGKEAKSFMDAGKLVPDTVVCGIAGEGIEKAGLDQFILDGFPRTIPQAEWLDTFLAESQADNYVVISLKVDTELIVERLSNRRMNKITGEIYHLTYNPPPIDLPAEVLLHRSDDQPEAIRERLAVYEADTAPLEAYFKGKNRLKEVNGVGEIEEIFDRIKALLG from the coding sequence ATGAGACTTGTATTGTTTGGCCCACCGGGTGCAGGAAAAGGAACGCAAGCCAAATATTTGGCTACTCATTATGGCCTGGCTCACTTGTCCACGGGTGATATGTTCCGAGCGGCCATTAAAGAAGGCACACCCGTTGGTAAAGAGGCGAAATCGTTCATGGATGCTGGTAAATTGGTTCCAGATACGGTGGTTTGTGGCATCGCCGGGGAAGGTATCGAAAAAGCTGGTTTAGACCAATTCATTCTGGATGGCTTCCCGCGAACGATTCCACAGGCAGAATGGTTGGATACCTTTCTCGCGGAAAGCCAAGCGGATAACTACGTGGTGATCAGTCTAAAGGTGGATACGGAGTTGATCGTCGAGCGGCTCTCTAACCGGAGAATGAACAAGATCACGGGCGAGATTTATCACCTCACCTATAACCCACCTCCAATAGATTTACCTGCCGAAGTCCTCTTACATCGCTCGGACGACCAACCAGAAGCCATCCGTGAGCGTTTAGCCGTCTATGAAGCCGATACTGCCCCACTTGAAGCTTATTTTAAAGGCAAAAACAGGCTAAAAGAAGTGAACGGCGTTGGTGAAATTGAGGAAATTTTCGATCGTATAAAAGCTTTGCTTGGCTAA
- a CDS encoding ATP-grasp domain-containing protein translates to MYALSPHIEPPTFPDPRSVEERVVFLRLQETFIQQYRVAFPDPLAPKTIIVLPSTTLDQEMLGTIPGEIHYEERMLSFLMLLRMPRTHIIYLTSTPLDPVIVDYYLHLLPGITGWHARQRLTLLSCYDASTTSLTEKILARPLLLERIRQCIPHGHEAHIAAFNVTPFERTLSVHLGVPIYGCDPELMFWGSKSGSRMAFREAGVDMPPGFENLKSEADVIAAIAEIKRQLPETKKMVVKMNEGFSGEGNAIIRLDEAPTDASLQSWLANYLPRNLKMVAPHFNYEAYMAKIIELGGIVEAFVEGKVKVSPSVQCRINPLGDVEVVSTHDQVLDEATNQIFLGAKFPADIAYSREIAKFGMAIGNVLKSKSVVGRFAVDFISVKEGDTWKHYAIEINLRKGGTTHPYLMLQFLTDGRYNPHSGLYETLNGQNRYYFATDNLKKKQYRGITPPDLIDLAMCENLHYESTDQEGVVFHLIGALSEFGKLGVVSIGRTPERAVRFYEKTKSVLDNVSNRWK, encoded by the coding sequence ATGTACGCCCTTTCGCCACATATCGAACCACCCACATTTCCAGACCCAAGATCCGTTGAAGAACGGGTGGTATTTCTACGTTTGCAAGAAACTTTTATACAGCAATATCGGGTAGCCTTCCCCGATCCTTTAGCGCCTAAAACCATTATTGTATTACCCAGTACGACCTTGGATCAGGAAATGCTCGGAACCATTCCGGGGGAGATTCACTACGAAGAGCGGATGCTTTCGTTCTTGATGCTGCTAAGGATGCCGCGAACGCATATCATTTACCTCACCAGTACACCGCTCGATCCGGTTATTGTAGATTATTACCTGCATCTTTTACCCGGGATTACGGGCTGGCACGCACGCCAACGTCTTACCCTGCTGAGCTGTTATGATGCTTCGACAACGTCGCTTACTGAAAAGATCTTAGCTCGTCCACTCCTTTTAGAACGCATTCGTCAATGTATCCCGCATGGGCACGAGGCGCATATTGCAGCATTTAATGTAACTCCATTCGAGAGAACCTTGTCCGTTCATTTAGGAGTCCCTATTTATGGGTGCGATCCAGAGTTGATGTTCTGGGGATCTAAAAGCGGGAGCCGGATGGCATTTCGGGAAGCGGGTGTGGATATGCCACCCGGATTTGAAAACCTTAAAAGCGAAGCCGATGTGATCGCCGCCATTGCCGAAATCAAGCGCCAACTGCCTGAAACAAAGAAAATGGTGGTAAAAATGAATGAAGGTTTCTCCGGTGAGGGGAATGCCATTATTCGGTTAGATGAAGCGCCCACAGACGCCTCTTTGCAGTCATGGCTGGCCAATTACCTGCCCAGAAACCTAAAAATGGTTGCACCCCATTTCAATTATGAAGCCTATATGGCCAAAATTATAGAATTGGGCGGGATTGTAGAGGCTTTTGTTGAGGGCAAAGTCAAGGTTTCGCCCTCGGTGCAATGCCGGATAAATCCATTGGGAGATGTTGAAGTGGTTTCTACACACGATCAGGTCTTAGATGAAGCCACCAATCAGATATTTTTAGGTGCTAAATTTCCGGCAGACATCGCTTATAGTCGTGAAATCGCAAAATTCGGTATGGCCATAGGCAATGTGCTGAAGTCTAAATCGGTTGTTGGACGCTTTGCCGTAGATTTTATCTCGGTGAAAGAAGGAGATACTTGGAAACACTATGCCATCGAAATTAACCTCCGAAAAGGCGGAACCACACATCCATACCTCATGCTTCAGTTTTTAACGGATGGTCGGTATAATCCACATTCGGGCTTGTATGAAACGTTAAATGGTCAAAATCGCTATTATTTCGCCACCGACAACCTGAAAAAAAAGCAATACAGAGGCATCACACCGCCCGACTTGATTGACTTGGCGATGTGTGAAAACCTGCACTACGAAAGTACAGACCAAGAAGGAGTGGTTTTTCATCTTATTGGGGCGCTTTCCGAGTTTGGGAAATTGGGTGTTGTCTCCATTGGGCGGACACCAGAACGGGCTGTTCGCTTCTATGAGAAAACGAAATCAGTTCTCGATAATGTCTCTAATCGCTGGAAGTAG